From Saprospiraceae bacterium, one genomic window encodes:
- a CDS encoding tetratricopeptide repeat protein — MRYLLLLSVIFYFSACKQDQAKVVEIPELLDRSVKLQYSVEWSETRNKYADLKFKLKQNPENIDAKLQLCNLYITEARITGEHGHYYPAALSMTESVLSSKELKKDDEFMALSFKAGVQLSLHDFKNALNTAQKAVELNPYNAQIYGSLVDAHVELGNYEAAIEFTDKMVSIRPDLRSYSRISYLREIHGMIDESIDAMKMAVEAGSPGSEEKSWAALQLAQLCIRYDKVKQAESILNQILTERDDYPFAIAALADINMKEKNYEEAERRLIEACKIIPEVSFCTSLAQIYKIQNRQKELDSTLLVIQEMLNDDIAHGHNMSLEYSELFLNFYSDPNKAMEYIKKDLEMRPNNIDINLLLAKIYALSKDKEKAEFAIEKAMSTNSRNPEFYEIKNELKTL, encoded by the coding sequence ATGAGATATTTATTATTATTATCTGTAATCTTTTATTTTTCCGCTTGCAAACAAGATCAAGCCAAAGTAGTAGAAATTCCTGAATTATTGGATCGATCAGTGAAACTCCAATATTCTGTAGAATGGTCAGAAACTAGAAACAAATATGCAGATTTAAAATTTAAATTAAAGCAAAACCCTGAAAATATTGATGCAAAATTACAATTGTGCAATCTATATATTACCGAAGCTAGAATTACAGGAGAACATGGTCATTATTATCCTGCTGCTTTGTCTATGACTGAATCCGTTTTATCTAGTAAAGAATTGAAAAAGGACGATGAGTTTATGGCACTAAGTTTTAAAGCAGGCGTACAATTGTCTTTGCATGATTTTAAGAACGCACTTAATACCGCTCAAAAAGCGGTAGAGTTAAATCCGTACAATGCCCAAATTTATGGTTCTTTGGTAGATGCCCATGTAGAACTTGGGAACTACGAAGCAGCTATAGAATTTACCGATAAAATGGTGAGTATCCGTCCCGATCTTCGATCCTACTCAAGAATATCTTATTTAAGAGAAATACATGGAATGATTGATGAATCCATAGATGCCATGAAAATGGCGGTGGAAGCAGGAAGTCCCGGTAGTGAAGAAAAATCATGGGCTGCTCTTCAGCTTGCTCAACTTTGTATCCGCTATGATAAAGTGAAACAAGCTGAATCCATTTTGAATCAAATTTTAACTGAACGCGATGATTATCCTTTTGCCATCGCTGCTTTGGCAGATATCAATATGAAGGAAAAAAACTATGAAGAAGCGGAACGAAGATTAATTGAAGCATGTAAGATAATTCCTGAAGTTTCTTTTTGTACCAGCCTTGCACAAATTTATAAAATTCAAAATCGTCAAAAGGAATTGGATAGTACTCTGTTGGTTATCCAGGAAATGTTAAATGACGATATCGCCCATGGACACAATATGAGTCTTGAGTATTCTGAATTATTTTTAAATTTTTATTCTGATCCTAATAAGGCAATGGAGTATATCAAAAAGGATCTAGAAATGAGACCCAATAACATTGATATTAATCTTCTATTGGCTAAAATATATGCCTTGTCCAAAGATAAAGAAAAGGCCGAGTTTGCTATAGAAAAAGCAATGTCTACAAATTCTAGGAATCCCGAGTTTTATGAAATTAAAAATGAGCTAAAAACATTGTAA
- a CDS encoding peptide chain release factor 3 gives MSFKEEIDKRRTFGIVSHPDAGKTTLTEKLLLFGGAIQVAGAVKSNKIKKHATSDFMEIERQRGISVATSVMAFPYRDLQINILDTPGHKDFAEDTFRTLTAVDSVIVVIDVAKGVEEQTEKLVEVCRMRKTPIIVFINKLDREGKDAFDLLDEVETKLKLKVTPLTWPIGMGKDFQGVYSIYEKKFIHFRPHGKQEEEDVIVIQDTTDQKLAETIGERPHKQLNEDLVTVHGVYPLFKREDYLSGHICPVFYGSAVNNFGVRELLDCFVEIAPTPLSRDTEERKIDPYENKMAGFVFKIHANMDPKHRDRIAFFRIVSGKFERNTAYYHVRLDRQLRFSNPTSFMAARKEVVDEAFPGDVVGLYDGGNFKIGDSLTEGEKLHFKGIPRFSPEIFRYVNNSDPGKFKQFAKGLDQLMDEGVAQLFVKEDSGRKIIGVVGSLQFDVIQYRLEHEYGAACTYDPVSLHKALWVTCEDQKVLNEFMTRRKKDLARDKDGKLVFLAESAWTLRLAQENFSEVQLHTSSEF, from the coding sequence ATGAGTTTTAAAGAAGAAATCGACAAGCGCAGAACCTTTGGTATCGTCTCGCATCCGGATGCCGGAAAAACCACTCTCACCGAAAAACTACTATTGTTCGGAGGAGCGATTCAGGTGGCAGGAGCAGTCAAGTCCAATAAGATCAAGAAACATGCTACCTCTGACTTTATGGAGATTGAGCGTCAAAGAGGTATATCAGTGGCCACCTCCGTGATGGCCTTCCCCTATAGAGATTTACAAATCAATATTCTGGATACACCGGGACACAAGGACTTTGCTGAAGACACTTTTCGAACTCTGACAGCTGTGGATAGTGTGATTGTTGTCATTGATGTGGCCAAAGGTGTGGAAGAACAGACTGAGAAGTTGGTGGAAGTTTGCCGTATGCGCAAAACGCCCATCATAGTTTTTATCAACAAACTGGATCGAGAAGGAAAAGACGCCTTTGATCTTTTGGATGAAGTAGAGACCAAATTAAAACTTAAGGTAACTCCCCTCACCTGGCCCATCGGAATGGGCAAAGATTTTCAGGGAGTGTACAGTATCTATGAAAAAAAATTCATTCACTTCAGACCACATGGAAAGCAGGAGGAGGAAGATGTCATTGTAATCCAGGACACCACGGATCAAAAGCTCGCTGAAACGATTGGCGAACGACCTCATAAACAACTCAATGAAGATCTTGTCACTGTGCATGGAGTATATCCTTTATTTAAAAGGGAAGATTATTTGTCTGGACATATATGCCCTGTGTTTTACGGAAGCGCTGTCAATAATTTTGGTGTCAGGGAATTGCTGGACTGTTTTGTAGAAATAGCACCTACTCCTTTATCGCGTGATACGGAGGAGCGAAAAATTGATCCATACGAAAATAAAATGGCCGGATTTGTATTCAAGATTCACGCCAACATGGATCCTAAACACAGGGATCGAATTGCTTTTTTCAGGATAGTGTCCGGGAAATTCGAAAGGAACACAGCTTATTACCACGTGCGATTGGACAGACAGCTTAGATTTTCGAATCCTACTTCATTCATGGCTGCACGCAAAGAAGTGGTGGATGAGGCATTTCCAGGAGATGTTGTGGGATTGTACGACGGTGGAAATTTTAAAATTGGAGATTCTCTGACGGAAGGTGAGAAATTACATTTCAAAGGAATTCCAAGATTTTCTCCAGAAATTTTTAGATATGTCAACAATAGCGATCCGGGAAAATTCAAACAATTCGCCAAAGGATTGGATCAGCTCATGGATGAAGGTGTTGCCCAGCTGTTTGTCAAAGAAGATAGTGGAAGAAAAATTATCGGTGTAGTAGGATCTCTGCAGTTTGATGTGATTCAATACCGGCTGGAGCATGAGTACGGAGCAGCTTGTACATACGATCCGGTTTCTTTACACAAAGCACTTTGGGTTACCTGCGAAGATCAAAAAGTATTGAATGAGTTCATGACCAGAAGAAAAAAAGACCTAGCACGAGACAAAGACGGAAAACTGGTTTTTCTGGCTGAATCCGCATGGACATTGAGACTTGCGCAAGAGAATTTTTCTGAAGTGCAATTACATACAAGTAGCGAATTCTAA
- a CDS encoding TonB-dependent receptor plug domain-containing protein has product MNKIHCLIAVFIVFVNYFSIAQFSGRILDSDQQPIQDVVILNLRTLGHIHSDAFGKFFDPDAKVDDQYQFSYLGYKTDTIQFDPANKEKLTVILESVFVQLNQVDVSEPLNNNLQKIDLNFNPVQNTQELMRKVPGLFIAQHAGGGKAEQMFLRGFDIDHGTDVNIMVDQLLPVNMVSHAHGQGYADLHFVIPETVQSTNFQKGSYNASKGNFATAGFVDFKLKERIGQNSIIFETGKFQLNRIATLLKLINNQRSSSYLAAEYLTSDGYFESPQDFVKLNGLLKYQYQVNEKCGLKFTATHFDTKWNASGQIPTREVESGRLGRFGAIDPTEGGQTARKNFMLEYYYAGRAHENFKIAAFVSDYNFELYSNFTFFLNDSVNGDQIKQKEKRKILGGEATYQNKFAGLDYSFSLGNRTDLVLGSELSHTKNRSELLERKSFGNLTETDFYGVVKIYWTKAKWELNVQSRFDLFSIEYEDLLRLSNYKSSHSEFKASPKFNLNYNVSTDLQIYFNSGLGFHSNDTRLINQNQDPNVLTQSTNLDLGIQLRPFDNLLFHLGVWYIDLEDELVYVGDEAIVESSGHTKRTGLEAGFRSQLWKYIGLDADVSYTIAKTIDDPEGENFIPLAAKWCSSGGISLLNFKQLSGGVRYRYLGDRPANEDYSLTAIGYTLLDANISYSFRNLQFGIIAENLLNSKWNEAQFATESRLKNELVSVEEIHFTPGTPFNIRFKVEAKF; this is encoded by the coding sequence ATGAATAAGATCCATTGCCTAATTGCTGTATTTATCGTATTTGTAAATTATTTTTCAATTGCTCAGTTTTCAGGTCGAATTTTGGATTCAGATCAACAACCAATTCAGGACGTGGTCATTCTAAATTTGAGAACATTAGGCCATATTCATTCAGATGCATTTGGAAAATTTTTTGATCCAGATGCAAAAGTGGATGATCAGTATCAATTCTCTTATCTTGGATACAAGACAGACACCATCCAATTTGATCCTGCAAATAAAGAAAAATTAACTGTAATACTAGAATCAGTTTTTGTTCAATTAAATCAGGTTGATGTGTCAGAACCATTAAACAATAACTTACAAAAAATTGATCTCAACTTTAATCCGGTTCAAAATACTCAAGAATTAATGAGAAAAGTTCCGGGACTATTTATAGCGCAACATGCAGGCGGAGGAAAGGCCGAACAAATGTTTCTTAGGGGTTTTGACATCGATCACGGTACAGATGTAAATATTATGGTGGATCAACTCTTACCTGTAAATATGGTCTCCCACGCCCACGGACAAGGTTATGCTGATTTGCATTTTGTAATTCCAGAGACTGTTCAGAGTACCAATTTCCAAAAGGGATCCTACAATGCTTCAAAGGGAAATTTTGCCACAGCAGGATTTGTTGATTTCAAATTAAAGGAAAGGATTGGTCAAAATTCCATCATTTTTGAAACTGGAAAATTTCAGTTGAATCGAATTGCAACTTTATTAAAGTTAATCAATAATCAAAGATCTAGTTCTTATTTGGCAGCTGAATATTTAACATCTGATGGATATTTTGAAAGTCCTCAGGATTTTGTAAAATTGAATGGGCTCTTAAAGTATCAGTATCAAGTAAATGAAAAATGTGGGCTCAAATTTACTGCCACTCATTTTGATACCAAGTGGAATGCCTCAGGTCAAATACCAACGAGAGAAGTGGAATCTGGAAGATTGGGAAGATTTGGTGCCATCGATCCCACAGAGGGTGGTCAGACAGCTCGTAAAAACTTTATGCTGGAATATTATTATGCAGGCCGGGCACATGAGAATTTTAAAATAGCAGCTTTTGTATCTGACTATAATTTTGAACTGTATTCTAATTTTACATTTTTCCTAAATGACAGTGTCAACGGAGATCAAATTAAACAAAAAGAAAAAAGGAAGATATTGGGTGGGGAGGCTACGTATCAAAATAAATTTGCCGGTTTGGATTACAGTTTCAGTCTTGGTAATAGAACAGATTTAGTTTTAGGAAGCGAATTATCTCATACAAAAAATAGATCAGAATTATTGGAAAGGAAGTCTTTTGGAAATTTAACTGAAACAGATTTCTACGGAGTTGTAAAAATTTATTGGACCAAGGCTAAATGGGAATTGAATGTTCAGAGCAGATTTGATTTATTTAGTATTGAGTACGAAGATCTGTTAAGACTTTCGAATTATAAAAGCTCACATTCCGAATTTAAAGCTTCACCAAAGTTCAATTTAAATTATAATGTAAGTACGGATTTGCAAATCTATTTTAACAGTGGATTGGGGTTTCACTCCAATGACACAAGATTGATTAACCAGAATCAAGACCCAAATGTATTGACGCAAAGTACCAACCTTGATTTGGGAATTCAGCTTCGACCATTTGATAATTTATTATTTCATTTGGGAGTTTGGTACATTGATCTTGAAGATGAATTGGTGTACGTAGGTGATGAAGCAATCGTGGAATCTAGTGGACACACAAAACGAACAGGTCTTGAAGCTGGATTTCGATCCCAGCTTTGGAAATATATTGGCTTAGATGCAGATGTATCTTATACTATTGCAAAAACTATTGATGACCCTGAAGGAGAGAATTTTATACCTCTGGCTGCAAAGTGGTGTTCATCGGGAGGAATAAGTCTGCTAAACTTTAAGCAATTATCTGGAGGAGTTAGGTATAGATACTTGGGTGACAGACCTGCCAACGAAGACTACAGTTTAACTGCGATAGGATACACTCTCCTTGATGCAAATATTAGTTATAGTTTTAGAAATCTTCAGTTCGGTATAATCGCAGAAAACTTATTGAATTCAAAATGGAATGAAGCACAATTTGCTACAGAATCGAGATTAAAAAATGAGTTGGTATCCGTAGAAGAAATTCATTTTACACCAGGTACTCCATTTAACATTAGATTTAAAGTGGAAGCTAAATTTTAA
- the tmk gene encoding dTMP kinase, translating to MVTKGKMIAFEGIDGSGKSTQAIQLHQHLSNKGLQVHLSCEPTMHEIGKLIRDGFNGRKNWDHRTIAGLFVADRLDHILNESYGMLHQIDQGKTVICDRYYLSSLAYQGSHMSIDWVLKANSLAIELLKPELHIYIDLDPEIALTRISMNRPNTELYETLENLTKVRNKYHEAIHLLNDSENIVILNGDQTEEKIHQQVLDILREKNDLGFQV from the coding sequence ATGGTGACAAAGGGAAAAATGATTGCATTTGAAGGTATAGATGGTTCTGGAAAGTCCACTCAAGCCATCCAGCTTCATCAGCATCTTTCCAATAAAGGTCTTCAAGTGCATTTAAGTTGTGAACCCACCATGCATGAGATCGGTAAGTTAATCAGAGACGGTTTTAACGGTAGAAAAAATTGGGATCACCGAACCATCGCCGGCTTATTTGTAGCAGATCGATTGGATCATATCCTCAATGAGTCGTATGGTATGTTGCATCAAATTGATCAAGGCAAAACTGTCATTTGCGACCGGTATTATTTATCCTCTTTGGCTTATCAGGGAAGTCATATGTCCATTGATTGGGTTTTAAAAGCCAATAGTCTTGCCATAGAATTGCTAAAACCTGAACTCCACATTTATATTGACCTGGATCCTGAAATTGCCCTCACGCGAATTTCAATGAACAGGCCAAATACTGAACTTTATGAAACATTGGAAAATTTGACCAAGGTCAGAAATAAATACCATGAGGCCATTCATCTGTTAAATGATTCTGAAAACATTGTCATTCTGAATGGAGATCAAACCGAAGAGAAAATACATCAACAGGTATTGGATATTTTACGCGAAAAAAATGATCTGGGTTTTCAAGTTTGA